One window of the Triticum dicoccoides isolate Atlit2015 ecotype Zavitan chromosome 3B, WEW_v2.0, whole genome shotgun sequence genome contains the following:
- the LOC119275973 gene encoding pentatricopeptide repeat-containing protein At4g38150-like — protein sequence MSLQIPARSRGLRRLLLLGGESRIRRSYSTGDRRRRVIREARDEEEDEAFLRTLNFGADPENNPLPPPPRRAGGAPDPSAAGAFPADILRRAAGKQQQQQRPERSAQKAIGESLMEKLKLGDAASSTGSNIEAQQPEHEPGQPPQTEDVDEIFRKLKETGLIPNAVAMLDGLCKNGLVPEAMKLFGLMREKGAIPEVVIYTAVVEAFCKAAKLDDAVRIFRKMQGNGVIPNAFSYWLIIQGLCKGDRLDEAVAFCVEMFEAGHSPNAATFVGLVDAVCKMKGVEEGEKLVRSFQDRNFAIDEKSIREHLDKKGPFSPIVWEVIFGKKKTSRPF from the coding sequence atgagCCTGCAGATTCCGGCTAGGTCACgcggcctccgccgcctcctcctgctGGGTGGAGAATCTCGCATCCGGCGGTCATACTCCACCGGTGACCGTCGCCGCCGGGTGATCCGCGAGGCAcgggatgaggaggaggacgaggccttcctccgcacccTCAACTTCGGGGCTGACCCAGAGAACAACCCCCTGCCCCCACCGCCGAGACGCGCAGGGGGAGCCCCTGACCCCTCCGCCGCCGGCGCCTTCCCTGCTGACATCCTCCGACGCGccgccgggaagcagcagcagcagcagcgtccgGAAAGAAGCGCTCAGAAAGCCATCGGGGAGTCGCTGATGGAGAAGCTTAAGCTGGGCGACGCCGCCTCCTCCACGGGAAGCAACATCGAGGCTCAGCAGCCTGAGCATGAACCGGGGCAGCCACCGCAGACGGAGGACGTGGACGAGATCTTCCGGAAGTTGAAAGAGACGGGGCTGATACCCAACGCCGTCGCCATGCTCGACGGCCTCTGCAAGAACGGATTGGTGCCGGAGGCCATGAAGCTGTTCGGTCTGATGCGCGAGAAGGGCGCTATCCCAGAGGTGGTCATCTACACCGCTGTTGTCGAGGCCTTCTGCAAAGCAGCCAAGCTGGACGATGCCGTCCGGATCTTCAGGAAGATGCAGGGCAACGGGGTCATTCCAAATGCCTTCAGCTACTGGTTGATTATACAGGGTCTGTGCAAGGGCGACAGACTGGATGAGGCGGTTGCTTTCTGTGTGGAGATGTTCGAGGCTGGGCATTCCCCGAATGCTGCAACGTTTGTGGGTTTGGTTGATGCAGTATGCAAGATGAAGGGGGTAGAGgagggtgagaagcttgtgaggagcTTCCAGGATAGGAACTTTGCCATTGATGAGAAGTCCATCAGGGAACATTTGGACAAGAAAGGGCCATTCTCACCGATTGTTTGGGAGGTGATCTTTGGGAAGAAAAAAACAAGCCGCCCCTTTTGA